A single window of Candidatus Rhabdochlamydia oedothoracis DNA harbors:
- a CDS encoding IS630 family transposase: MEAISPEKRVYLDQSGISQYVHRQYARSARGKQIFGGISGKRFGRQSVISALQGKKLLAPMCFEGTCNTDLFNVWLKQELIPNLTHGQVLILDNASFHKSKTTRTLIEESGYEMLFLPPYSPDLNPIEKYWANMKTKIRELLPTVANLSEALDQAVLSMSI; encoded by the coding sequence ATAGAAGCAATTTCTCCTGAAAAAAGGGTCTATTTGGATCAGAGCGGAATCAGTCAATATGTGCATAGGCAATATGCGAGGAGCGCGAGGGGAAAACAAATATTTGGAGGAATTTCAGGAAAACGATTTGGTAGACAGAGTGTAATTTCGGCACTACAAGGGAAGAAATTGCTGGCACCGATGTGTTTTGAAGGAACTTGCAATACGGATCTATTTAATGTATGGCTAAAACAGGAATTGATTCCAAATTTGACTCATGGCCAAGTTTTGATTCTCGATAACGCGAGCTTTCATAAATCAAAGACAACTAGAACATTGATAGAGGAAAGTGGATACGAAATGCTCTTTCTCCCGCCTTATTCACCGGACTTAAATCCTATCGAAAAATATTGGGCCAATATGAAAACGAAAATCCGAGAACTTTTACCTACTGTAGCTAATTTATCCGAAGCCTTAGATCAAGCTGTTTTATCAATGTCGATTTAA
- a CDS encoding MFS transporter, whose amino-acid sequence MAKMTHEKLTYPIRAWTIWLLSAIFMFYKYAIEVSPSVMTGTLMKAFDISGVELGNLAASYFYAYLLLQIPAGLLLDKFGPRKTTTIAIFLCAVGNLIFARADSLIWAGTGRFLTGIGAAFAVVNCLKLIANWFPFRQFAFMAGLMMTVAMLGAVGGQAPLAVFIQKVEWRYAIELIGIAGLILAVVFWIVVQDKAPDHKREKHIVPSRPSFFDNIKQIFQNPQSWWLSIYSGFAFAPVMVFGGLWGVSFIMEAFELTHQSSAQMVSLIFIGFSIGAPFFGWFSDWLGRRRIVMLWGTALALIAISTVIYVSGSSVCLLGFLLFVFGFSISSFLLCFTMIREVNLPILAATAIGFMNAFDALLGALSDPLTGKFLDLHWDGKLVEGARVFSIDAYQTVFLTLPIYLLISLFTLLKIKETHCKPSYIVI is encoded by the coding sequence ATGGCAAAAATGACCCATGAAAAATTAACATACCCGATCCGCGCTTGGACTATTTGGCTTCTTAGCGCAATTTTTATGTTTTACAAATATGCTATTGAAGTATCTCCAAGTGTGATGACAGGAACTCTAATGAAGGCTTTTGACATTAGTGGTGTAGAACTGGGGAATTTAGCAGCGAGTTATTTCTATGCTTATTTACTTTTACAAATTCCAGCGGGTTTGCTTTTAGATAAATTCGGACCTAGAAAAACTACAACAATTGCCATTTTTTTATGTGCGGTAGGAAATCTTATTTTTGCTAGAGCAGATTCTTTGATTTGGGCAGGAACAGGGCGTTTTCTAACTGGTATTGGCGCAGCTTTTGCTGTTGTTAACTGCTTAAAACTGATTGCAAACTGGTTTCCTTTTAGACAGTTTGCTTTTATGGCAGGCCTCATGATGACTGTAGCGATGTTAGGAGCTGTAGGAGGACAGGCCCCTTTAGCCGTTTTTATTCAAAAAGTAGAATGGCGTTATGCTATAGAATTAATTGGAATAGCAGGCCTTATTTTAGCCGTTGTTTTTTGGATTGTTGTACAGGATAAAGCACCCGATCATAAAAGAGAAAAACATATCGTCCCCTCTAGACCTTCTTTTTTTGATAACATCAAACAGATTTTTCAAAATCCTCAATCTTGGTGGCTCTCTATCTACAGCGGCTTTGCTTTTGCTCCTGTAATGGTATTTGGAGGGTTATGGGGTGTTTCTTTTATCATGGAAGCGTTTGAGCTAACACATCAAAGTTCGGCACAAATGGTATCGCTGATTTTTATTGGTTTTTCTATTGGAGCTCCTTTTTTTGGATGGTTTTCCGATTGGCTTGGTCGTAGACGCATTGTTATGCTATGGGGAACTGCGTTGGCGCTTATTGCAATATCTACAGTGATTTATGTTTCTGGTTCTTCTGTATGTCTACTTGGTTTTTTATTGTTTGTTTTTGGTTTTTCCATCAGCAGTTTCTTGCTTTGTTTTACCATGATTCGAGAAGTTAATTTACCCATTCTTGCTGCAACAGCCATCGGATTTATGAACGCTTTTGATGCGCTTCTTGGAGCTCTTTCCGATCCATTAACCGGTAAGTTTCTCGATTTGCACTGGGATGGAAAATTAGTGGAAGGAGCAAGGGTTTTTTCGATAGATGCTTATCAAACAGTTTTTTTAACCCTTCCTATTTATTTGCTGATTTCACTTTTTACCCTTTTGAAGATTAAAGAAACACATTGCAAACCCTCATATATAGTTATTTAA
- a CDS encoding IS630 transposase-related protein, with translation MPKPYSMDLRKRVLQYLEENNDKMKASQLFQVGIATVYRWVKRKKQRGNVEPLKKKSTYKKIDDQRLIAYVEKNPDHFLSEIAKHFGLTLQAIFYALKRLKITRKKRLRFIRKGMRKQERNI, from the coding sequence ATGCCTAAACCTTATTCAATGGATCTAAGAAAACGAGTGCTTCAATACCTAGAAGAAAATAACGACAAAATGAAGGCCAGCCAGCTATTTCAAGTTGGGATTGCAACTGTCTACCGATGGGTAAAGCGTAAGAAACAAAGAGGAAACGTAGAACCTCTAAAAAAGAAAAGCACTTATAAGAAAATTGATGATCAGAGATTAATCGCTTATGTAGAAAAAAACCCCGATCATTTTTTATCAGAGATTGCAAAGCATTTTGGTTTGACTTTGCAAGCAATCTTTTACGCTTTGAAAAGACTCAAGATCACAAGAAAAAAAAGATTGCGTTTTATAAGGAAAGGAATGCGGAAGCAAGAGCGGAATATCTAA
- the ung gene encoding uracil-DNA glycosylase has product MGMKLAASWHEVLKEELAKPYIAELKRFLAQEKAENKTIYPPEEMIFNAFLHTPFDKVKVVIMGQDPYHGPGQAHGLSFSVPCGIPQPPSLKNIFKEQNQDLSINLPKEGCLSSWAKQGVLLLNATLTVRAGEPKSHYGRGWEIFTDAVIAKLVERKDPLVFVLWGKSAKEKIGAVLEEKTTSHVVLTAAHPSPYSAQGFFGCCHFSQINEALKKWGKEPINWQLA; this is encoded by the coding sequence ATGGGTATGAAATTAGCAGCTAGTTGGCATGAAGTGTTAAAGGAAGAACTTGCTAAGCCTTATATTGCAGAGCTTAAAAGATTTTTAGCACAAGAAAAGGCTGAGAATAAAACTATCTACCCTCCTGAAGAAATGATATTCAATGCTTTTTTACACACCCCATTTGATAAGGTAAAAGTGGTAATCATGGGGCAAGATCCCTATCACGGGCCAGGACAGGCACATGGCTTGAGCTTTAGTGTTCCTTGTGGTATACCCCAACCCCCTTCTTTAAAAAATATATTTAAAGAGCAAAACCAAGATTTAAGTATCAACTTACCTAAAGAAGGTTGTTTATCTTCGTGGGCTAAACAGGGAGTGTTATTGCTCAACGCAACGCTTACTGTACGCGCGGGTGAACCAAAATCGCATTATGGACGTGGATGGGAAATCTTTACCGACGCGGTAATTGCTAAATTGGTGGAAAGAAAAGATCCTTTGGTATTTGTTCTTTGGGGAAAATCCGCCAAGGAAAAGATAGGTGCTGTTTTAGAAGAAAAAACAACCTCCCATGTTGTACTGACAGCTGCGCACCCTTCCCCTTATTCCGCTCAAGGGTTTTTTGGTTGTTGTCATTTTTCTCAAATCAATGAAGCTTTAAAAAAATGGGGTAAAGAACCTATCAATTGGCAATTAGCTTAA
- a CDS encoding small ribosomal subunit Rsm22 family protein, whose protein sequence is MLESKIQSLIQGTSLKKWAKQAQSLTSTYRQKKDQTEPLSSDSLRIAYLCSRLPATYAAISYVFKELQKHFDLSLVRSLLDCGAGPASVLLAAESFFSLQQATLIERDPGFIKLGKLLSHPTDVEVTWMLQDITKGIPSSAKDLVVASYSLCEVGKENQLQIIETLWNKTEQIFILLEPGTSKGFHFIRKTRERLLGLGAFLVAPCPHRENCPIAKGDWCHFSVRLPRSSVHRQLKEGSLNYEDEKFSYLIFSRTPVSTSFSRVIRYPFKGSGFVKLKLCTESGLVEKTISRKDKELYSIAKKTEWGDELK, encoded by the coding sequence TTGCTAGAATCTAAAATTCAATCTTTAATCCAAGGAACTTCTCTAAAAAAATGGGCAAAACAGGCGCAGAGCTTAACTTCCACCTATCGTCAGAAAAAAGATCAAACAGAACCGCTTTCTTCAGATTCTCTTAGAATAGCTTATTTGTGTTCCCGTCTTCCGGCTACCTATGCTGCGATCTCTTATGTCTTCAAGGAGCTACAAAAACACTTTGATCTTTCTTTAGTTCGTTCTCTTCTGGACTGCGGGGCAGGTCCGGCAAGTGTTCTTTTAGCAGCCGAGTCTTTTTTTTCGCTACAACAAGCAACCCTTATAGAAAGAGACCCTGGTTTTATTAAACTAGGAAAGCTATTGTCTCATCCAACAGATGTAGAAGTTACCTGGATGTTGCAAGATATCACAAAGGGGATCCCTTCTTCTGCTAAAGATCTGGTTGTAGCCTCTTATTCTTTATGTGAGGTTGGCAAAGAGAATCAACTGCAAATAATAGAAACCCTCTGGAACAAAACAGAGCAGATTTTCATTTTGCTCGAACCTGGCACCTCTAAAGGGTTTCATTTTATCCGGAAAACAAGAGAGAGGTTGCTTGGCTTAGGGGCCTTTTTAGTAGCTCCTTGTCCGCATAGAGAAAACTGTCCTATAGCCAAAGGCGATTGGTGTCATTTTTCTGTGCGATTGCCTAGGTCTTCTGTCCACCGCCAGTTAAAAGAAGGATCTTTAAACTATGAGGATGAAAAATTCTCCTATCTGATCTTCTCTCGCACACCTGTTTCTACTAGCTTCTCTCGTGTGATTCGCTACCCTTTCAAAGGATCGGGATTTGTAAAGCTGAAACTCTGTACAGAATCAGGCCTTGTAGAAAAGACGATCAGTCGAAAGGATAAAGAGCTCTACTCTATTGCTAAAAAAACTGAGTGGGGAGATGAGTTGAAATAA
- a CDS encoding ATP-binding protein, with protein sequence MMLEQLLSRNEGKTLEFKENSQSLQKIVQTVIAFANTAGGVLLIGIKNETKEVIGLSDILKEEEKIANAIADSVSPLLIPNLQFCSWRERDILIVTVPYIPGLFHLKSKGEVEGTFIRLGSTNRLADAHIIAEIRRLKEHTSFDQLPDCRFSFDDFDFELAKQLFLTVGKTFTQAKAKALELFTTYQSETYPTKGGLLLFGKNRDRIFIDPIVRMARFEGILKNAAIDEQEIKSPLPQALEEVLSFIRRHTSMSFSIKGIRREETPQYAPMLLREAIMNALIHADYANHRSPIQIAIFDDRLEVTNPGSLPFGLSLDSALSGVSQLRNKVLGRTFRELKLTEHWGSGLKRMLDVCQHQHIPLPKFEELGHFFRLTLYPKSIKNIPSAFWQEPIFHYLKKHDKIHAKMAQEIWKVTRRTTTTRLKEMCQEGSLVEISTSFKDPQKFFVLPKHGK encoded by the coding sequence ATGATGCTAGAACAGCTTCTGTCAAGAAATGAAGGAAAAACACTTGAGTTTAAAGAAAATAGCCAATCTTTGCAAAAAATTGTACAAACTGTAATTGCTTTTGCTAACACAGCTGGAGGTGTGTTACTTATTGGCATCAAGAATGAGACAAAAGAAGTGATTGGTTTGTCAGATATCTTGAAGGAAGAGGAAAAAATTGCTAATGCTATTGCTGACTCGGTTTCTCCTTTACTTATTCCAAATTTACAATTTTGCTCTTGGCGAGAACGTGATATTTTAATCGTCACTGTCCCCTATATCCCAGGTCTTTTTCACCTAAAATCTAAAGGAGAAGTTGAGGGAACGTTCATACGTCTTGGATCGACCAATCGTTTAGCGGATGCACATATTATTGCTGAGATACGTCGTTTAAAAGAACACACATCTTTTGATCAGCTTCCTGATTGCAGATTTTCTTTTGATGATTTTGATTTTGAGCTAGCTAAACAATTGTTTTTGACCGTAGGAAAAACATTTACGCAGGCAAAGGCTAAAGCTTTAGAATTATTTACTACCTATCAATCAGAAACCTATCCAACAAAAGGAGGCCTTTTACTTTTCGGAAAAAATCGAGATAGGATTTTCATTGATCCAATTGTTAGAATGGCTCGTTTTGAAGGAATTTTAAAAAATGCAGCTATTGATGAACAAGAAATTAAAAGCCCTCTTCCACAAGCATTGGAAGAGGTTCTTTCTTTTATCCGTCGCCACACTTCTATGAGTTTTTCCATAAAAGGAATTAGGCGTGAAGAAACGCCACAATACGCTCCCATGCTTCTTCGTGAAGCTATTATGAATGCTTTAATCCACGCTGACTATGCTAATCATCGTTCTCCCATTCAAATTGCTATTTTTGATGATCGATTAGAGGTTACTAATCCTGGATCTTTGCCATTTGGACTAAGTCTTGATAGCGCCCTTTCTGGAGTTTCTCAGCTTCGTAATAAAGTATTAGGAAGAACATTCCGAGAGCTAAAATTGACCGAACACTGGGGTTCTGGACTCAAAAGAATGCTAGATGTTTGTCAACATCAGCATATTCCTCTACCAAAATTTGAAGAGTTAGGCCATTTTTTTCGTTTGACACTCTATCCAAAGTCAATAAAGAACATTCCTTCTGCTTTTTGGCAAGAACCTATTTTTCATTACTTAAAAAAGCATGACAAAATCCATGCTAAGATGGCTCAAGAGATTTGGAAAGTTACACGCCGTACAACTACAACCCGCCTTAAGGAGATGTGCCAAGAGGGATCGCTTGTGGAAATATCAACAAGTTTCAAGGATCCTCAAAAATTTTTTGTTTTACCTAAACATGGAAAATAA
- a CDS encoding MFS transporter, which translates to MPKQIQKILFPYALVVLFAYIGFSLPLPILPKMFLDSQTSIAPHLSYQIRMVLLGTVMAAFPLGQFLGSPVLGSLSDRHGRKKVVLFSLMGTTIGYLMIAFSLYHYSITGMVIGLIVCGFCEGNVTIAQSVIADVTGLDEHKHRKPVYFGWLNICISLGFIIGPLMGGVLADSNLVPWFTFATPFWIAALMTLTGILVIAWYAKETLQLRRVEKIVIFPSLFGKLKAPKIRLFYLCNLLLAIGYFSFFRFLPVFLERQFHFSPAVLSYEMVYTSFSLMLGVLFLIPWLSRRLKPIQVLCLFSFLLSLSFVAVVLPTNVYVLLLTIPLVGLCLGVVITHGSLLISNAAESHIQGQALGVLTSVQTLAEIITGIFGSILAVGIFTMPIYIGAAMVFLCGILLWLQMKREAKC; encoded by the coding sequence ATGCCGAAACAGATTCAAAAAATACTTTTTCCCTATGCGTTAGTCGTCTTATTTGCCTATATTGGCTTTTCTTTGCCTCTTCCGATCTTGCCTAAGATGTTTTTAGATTCTCAAACTTCGATTGCACCGCATCTTTCTTACCAGATAAGAATGGTTCTATTAGGAACTGTTATGGCTGCTTTTCCTTTGGGGCAGTTTTTGGGGTCTCCTGTTTTAGGATCTCTTTCTGATCGACACGGAAGAAAAAAAGTCGTTCTTTTTTCTTTGATGGGAACTACGATTGGATATTTAATGATTGCTTTTTCTCTATACCATTATTCAATTACTGGAATGGTAATTGGTTTGATTGTATGTGGTTTTTGCGAAGGAAATGTGACAATAGCTCAATCCGTGATTGCTGATGTGACAGGATTGGATGAGCACAAGCATCGAAAACCTGTGTATTTCGGTTGGTTGAATATTTGTATTTCTCTAGGATTTATCATTGGTCCTTTGATGGGAGGAGTATTGGCAGATTCAAACCTGGTTCCTTGGTTTACCTTTGCCACTCCTTTTTGGATAGCTGCATTGATGACTTTAACGGGAATTTTAGTGATTGCTTGGTATGCAAAAGAAACATTGCAGCTACGCAGAGTAGAGAAAATCGTTATTTTTCCTTCTTTGTTTGGAAAACTCAAAGCGCCTAAAATTAGGCTGTTTTATTTATGTAATTTGTTACTGGCTATAGGATATTTTTCCTTTTTTCGCTTCTTGCCTGTCTTCTTAGAAAGGCAGTTTCATTTTTCTCCAGCTGTTTTGTCTTATGAAATGGTTTACACTTCTTTCTCTTTGATGTTAGGTGTGCTTTTTTTGATTCCTTGGCTTTCTCGTCGTTTGAAACCTATTCAAGTGCTTTGTCTATTTTCCTTTCTGTTGTCCCTAAGTTTTGTAGCTGTTGTTTTACCAACAAATGTATATGTTTTGCTTCTTACTATCCCTTTAGTGGGCTTATGTTTAGGAGTTGTCATTACACACGGTTCGTTATTGATTTCTAATGCAGCGGAAAGCCATATACAAGGACAGGCTTTGGGGGTATTGACCTCTGTACAAACCCTGGCAGAAATTATAACCGGAATCTTTGGAAGTATTCTAGCAGTGGGTATTTTTACTATGCCGATTTATATCGGTGCTGCAATGGTATTTTTGTGTGGAATCTTATTATGGTTGCAAATGAAAAGAGAGGCGAAATGTTAA
- the dapA gene encoding 4-hydroxy-tetrahydrodipicolinate synthase, with translation MLTGSIVALITPFTQEGAIDYLALDTLIEWHIAQGSQGIVLCGSTGEGTSLSLQEKLHIFKQGVQIANGRIPIIAGTGTSSTSTTVELTQAAKDIGVHACLVIVPYYTKPSVQGCIAHYKEVCSVNIPIFVYHHPGRTGIKLPMEALVEIAKDPYVCGIKESTADIEYVVRLSQEIKKPLFCGDDHLVVPLMALKFKGCISVIANLIPKQWQQLLCMLSDQNFEEAGKLYEKYHSLCASLFLESNPQCVKYALYQMGYCLSLLRLPLMQPSRDVKERIREEMQALGLSSNLDLSGVSS, from the coding sequence ATGTTAACAGGATCTATCGTTGCTTTAATCACTCCGTTTACACAAGAGGGAGCTATTGATTATTTAGCGCTGGACACTTTAATCGAATGGCATATTGCACAAGGCTCTCAAGGGATTGTTCTATGTGGTTCTACAGGAGAGGGTACAAGTTTATCCTTGCAAGAGAAGTTACACATTTTCAAGCAGGGGGTTCAAATTGCAAATGGACGTATTCCTATCATTGCAGGGACAGGCACTAGCAGCACGTCTACTACAGTTGAGCTTACTCAAGCAGCAAAAGATATCGGTGTTCATGCTTGTCTTGTGATTGTACCTTACTATACCAAGCCCAGTGTTCAAGGGTGTATTGCCCATTATAAAGAGGTGTGTTCTGTAAACATTCCCATTTTTGTTTATCATCATCCAGGAAGAACAGGCATTAAGCTTCCTATGGAGGCCTTAGTAGAGATTGCAAAAGATCCTTATGTATGCGGAATTAAAGAGAGTACAGCGGATATTGAGTATGTGGTTAGACTTTCCCAAGAGATAAAGAAGCCTCTTTTTTGCGGTGATGATCATTTGGTAGTTCCTTTGATGGCATTAAAATTTAAAGGATGTATCTCTGTAATAGCAAACCTCATTCCTAAACAGTGGCAGCAATTGCTTTGTATGCTATCCGATCAAAACTTTGAAGAAGCTGGAAAGCTGTATGAAAAATATCACTCTTTATGCGCGAGTTTATTTCTCGAGAGCAATCCGCAATGTGTAAAATATGCTCTCTATCAAATGGGTTATTGCCTCTCCCTCTTACGCCTTCCTTTAATGCAACCGAGTAGGGACGTAAAAGAGAGAATTAGAGAGGAAATGCAAGCATTGGGTTTAAGCTCAAATCTCGATCTTAGCGGAGTAAGTAGCTAG
- the purB gene encoding adenylosuccinate lyase has translation MTDHYTSLLASRYASAEMSAIFSPHSRYATWRQLWIALAKAQKQLGLTISQEQIEEMQEASHSINFAKAAIYEKKFGHDVMAHIYTFADQCPKAGPIIHLGATSCFVTDNADLILMRKALQLLEKKLIQVIRQLCVFAEKHVGLVCLSYTHFQPAQPTTVGKRACLWLQDLKFDLEQCGSVIKELRFLGAKGATGTQASFLNLLGSREKVQALDQLVAKELGFHHLLLISSQTYPRKQDISIITFLSQIAVSAHKFATDLRLLAHLKEIEEPFSSTQVGSSAMPYKRNPMRSERICGLSRFLFSLNENPLYTAATQWLERSLDDSANRRLCVPEAFLCADAILDLLCFITSDLVIYPKMIEKHLAEEMPFLATEHILMQLAKRGKDRQKMHERLRGHSLLASREIKEEGKTCDLLHKIASDPEIGLSLDELKKMTAAKHLVGCAKEQTQEFLTEVKLILAKYHNLATYSAKIEI, from the coding sequence ATGACTGATCATTATACTTCCCTATTAGCTTCTCGCTATGCCAGTGCAGAAATGTCTGCTATTTTCTCTCCCCATTCCAGATATGCCACGTGGAGACAGCTATGGATCGCTCTTGCCAAAGCGCAAAAACAACTAGGGCTTACTATTTCACAAGAGCAGATAGAAGAGATGCAAGAGGCCTCTCATTCGATCAACTTCGCAAAAGCAGCTATTTATGAAAAAAAATTCGGCCATGATGTCATGGCACACATTTACACCTTTGCAGATCAATGTCCTAAAGCTGGCCCTATTATCCACCTAGGAGCTACTTCTTGTTTTGTTACTGATAATGCCGATCTGATTCTCATGAGAAAAGCACTACAATTATTAGAAAAAAAATTGATTCAAGTCATTCGTCAGTTGTGTGTTTTTGCTGAAAAGCACGTGGGTCTTGTTTGTTTAAGCTATACGCATTTTCAGCCAGCTCAACCCACAACTGTGGGAAAAAGAGCCTGTCTTTGGCTACAAGATTTGAAGTTTGATTTAGAACAATGCGGCTCTGTGATTAAAGAACTTCGTTTTTTAGGAGCTAAAGGAGCCACAGGGACACAAGCCTCTTTTTTAAACCTGCTGGGAAGCAGAGAAAAAGTACAAGCCTTAGATCAATTAGTTGCCAAAGAACTAGGCTTTCATCATCTGCTTCTCATCTCTTCTCAAACATATCCTCGTAAGCAAGATATTTCGATCATCACTTTTTTAAGTCAAATAGCTGTTTCTGCTCATAAGTTTGCAACCGATTTGCGCTTGTTAGCACATCTTAAGGAAATAGAAGAACCTTTTTCTTCCACTCAAGTAGGCTCATCCGCAATGCCCTATAAACGAAATCCCATGCGCAGCGAGCGTATTTGTGGGCTTTCCCGTTTCTTATTTTCTTTAAACGAAAATCCTCTTTATACAGCAGCTACACAATGGTTAGAGCGTAGCTTAGATGATTCTGCAAATAGGCGTTTGTGTGTCCCAGAGGCTTTTTTATGCGCTGACGCTATCTTAGATCTTTTATGTTTTATCACTTCTGATTTGGTGATCTATCCTAAAATGATTGAAAAACATTTAGCAGAAGAAATGCCTTTTTTAGCAACAGAGCATATTTTAATGCAGTTGGCCAAACGGGGAAAAGATCGCCAAAAAATGCACGAGCGATTAAGAGGACACAGTCTTTTAGCTAGCCGCGAAATCAAAGAAGAAGGCAAAACCTGTGATCTTTTACATAAAATTGCTAGCGATCCAGAAATAGGTCTCTCTTTAGATGAACTCAAAAAAATGACTGCAGCAAAACATTTAGTAGGCTGCGCCAAAGAGCAAACACAAGAATTCTTAACCGAGGTAAAGCTTATTTTGGCTAAATATCACAATCTAGCTACTTACTCCGCTAAGATCGAGATTTGA
- a CDS encoding CT583 family protein, translated as MAKINTLLSQRLKTASEKLSKMTNLVELSSSGNLSSFAGVFRVTVLNETEKQTLKNILDQYKNKNQEVIPDLEYLSALTAEVKAINSQAIILHGERIQKAQQILTSYQEGAFSAWLICTYGNRQTPYNFLQYYELHSAIPAALQAQLDLIPRQAAYSLASRQGPLAQKQHIIKTYQGQSKQELLELIRITFPLSIKDKRAQDVANITILNLRKTLAKIKTSTFYPTDKQKQQLFSLLKELKTSVESLHD; from the coding sequence ATGGCCAAAATAAATACTCTTCTCTCGCAGCGTTTAAAAACAGCTTCTGAGAAGCTTTCGAAAATGACTAATTTAGTGGAATTATCCTCTAGTGGAAATCTCTCCAGCTTTGCTGGGGTGTTTCGCGTAACTGTTCTTAATGAAACGGAAAAACAAACGTTAAAAAACATTCTCGATCAATACAAAAATAAAAACCAAGAAGTCATCCCAGATCTAGAATACCTATCCGCTCTTACAGCAGAAGTAAAAGCGATCAATAGCCAAGCCATCATTTTGCATGGAGAGAGAATACAAAAAGCACAGCAGATTTTAACCAGTTATCAAGAAGGAGCTTTTAGCGCTTGGCTCATTTGCACCTATGGAAATAGACAAACCCCTTATAATTTTCTGCAGTATTATGAGCTACACAGTGCCATTCCTGCTGCCCTGCAAGCTCAATTAGATCTTATCCCACGTCAAGCGGCTTATAGCTTAGCCAGTCGCCAAGGACCTCTTGCGCAAAAACAGCACATTATAAAAACCTATCAAGGGCAATCTAAACAAGAATTATTAGAGCTCATCCGCATCACCTTCCCTTTATCAATTAAAGATAAAAGAGCCCAAGATGTAGCAAATATTACTATCTTAAATTTAAGAAAAACCCTAGCTAAAATAAAAACCTCTACTTTTTATCCTACAGATAAACAAAAACAGCAACTCTTTAGCTTGCTCAAAGAACTTAAAACCTCGGTTGAATCTCTTCATGACTGA
- a CDS encoding ParA family protein, protein MPRIAVSSFKGGTAKTSTSLHLGAALAKFHQQKVLLIDFDAQANLTAGMGYDPDAQDSIASVLQGTKNIHEVILPSGIANLDLIPADTYLERVEVRGALAADRYSHERLKQILNLLQYDTIIIDTPPSLCWLTESALIAADYSLVCVAPEFYSIKGLQRLSEFMQSIADRHSLQVLGVALSFWNPRGKSNQAFLEIIESTFPGKMLQTKVRRDISVSEASIFGKPLFEIAPKSRASEDYISLTKELLTRM, encoded by the coding sequence ATGCCTAGAATTGCAGTTAGTAGTTTTAAAGGAGGGACAGCTAAAACATCTACCTCCTTGCATTTGGGAGCAGCTCTTGCTAAATTTCATCAACAGAAAGTGCTCTTGATCGATTTTGATGCACAAGCGAATTTAACAGCAGGAATGGGTTACGATCCTGACGCTCAAGATAGCATTGCCTCTGTTCTGCAAGGAACAAAAAACATCCATGAAGTAATTCTGCCTAGTGGAATTGCTAATCTTGACCTAATCCCCGCCGATACCTATCTAGAAAGAGTTGAAGTAAGAGGAGCTCTGGCAGCTGATCGTTATTCCCATGAGCGTCTTAAACAAATTTTAAATCTTTTGCAATACGATACCATTATTATAGATACCCCTCCTTCTTTATGTTGGCTAACAGAATCGGCTTTGATCGCAGCGGATTATTCCCTTGTTTGCGTAGCACCTGAATTCTATAGCATCAAAGGATTACAGCGTTTATCTGAATTTATGCAAAGTATTGCAGATCGTCACTCACTACAGGTCTTAGGTGTAGCTCTTTCCTTTTGGAATCCTCGTGGAAAAAGCAATCAAGCTTTTTTAGAAATCATAGAAAGCACTTTTCCTGGAAAAATGCTGCAGACAAAAGTGCGTCGCGATATCAGCGTTTCAGAAGCTTCCATCTTTGGTAAACCTCTCTTTGAAATAGCTCCTAAAAGCAGAGCTTCTGAAGATTATATTTCGCTCACTAAAGAGCTCTTAACCCGTATGTAA